In one Candidatus Dechloromonas phosphoritropha genomic region, the following are encoded:
- the fabG gene encoding 3-oxoacyl-ACP reductase FabG has translation MLNDKIAFVTGATRGIGRAIALELGKRGATVIGTATSEDGAARISAYLAEAGVRGKGVTLDVTDAARIDGVLADVAKEFGAITILVNNAGITRDNLAMRMGDDEWDAVIDTNLKAVFRVTRGVTRGMIKARFGRVVNITSVVGHSGNPGQANYCAAKAGVAGLTRSLARELGSRNITVNCVAPGFIATDMTHALTEEQKQAMLAAIPLGRAGTPDDIAGAVSFLASPAAAYVTGTTVHVNGGMFMD, from the coding sequence ATGCTGAACGACAAGATCGCTTTCGTTACCGGCGCCACGCGCGGCATCGGTCGGGCCATTGCGCTGGAACTTGGCAAGCGGGGCGCGACCGTGATCGGCACGGCGACCAGCGAAGACGGTGCCGCCAGGATTTCCGCCTATCTCGCCGAAGCTGGCGTCAGGGGCAAGGGAGTCACGCTTGACGTCACCGATGCCGCCCGGATCGATGGTGTTCTGGCCGATGTCGCCAAGGAATTCGGGGCCATCACCATTCTTGTCAACAATGCCGGGATCACCCGTGACAACCTGGCGATGCGCATGGGTGACGACGAGTGGGACGCCGTGATCGATACCAACCTGAAGGCGGTCTTCCGTGTAACGCGCGGTGTCACGCGCGGAATGATAAAGGCGCGCTTCGGACGCGTGGTCAATATCACTTCGGTTGTCGGCCATTCCGGCAATCCGGGCCAGGCCAACTATTGCGCCGCGAAGGCTGGCGTAGCTGGCTTGACTCGTTCGCTGGCACGGGAGCTTGGCAGCCGCAACATCACGGTGAACTGCGTCGCGCCGGGCTTCATCGCGACCGACATGACGCATGCCTTGACCGAAGAGCAGAAGCAGGCCATGCTGGCTGCCATTCCGCTTGGTCGTGCCGGCACCCCTGACGATATTGCCGGCGCCGTGAGTTTTCTTGCATCGCCCGCAGCCGCCTATGTTACGGGCACAACAGTGCATGTCAATGGTGGCATGTTCATGGATTGA
- the fabF gene encoding beta-ketoacyl-ACP synthase II — MTRRRVVITGLGLISPVGNTVEEAWQNILAGRSGIAHVTKFDTTTFPVRIAGEVRNFDITTYISAKDARRMDTFIHFGMAAGIQAVRDAGLDQEGSADPERIGVSIGSGIGGLPLIEVTKDDYNAGGVRKVSPFFVPGSIINMISGNLSILYGFKGPNISLVTACSTGTHSVGEASRIIEYGDADIMVAGGAESTVSPLGMGGFCSARALSTRNDDPTTASRPWDKDRDGFVLGEGAGCMVLEEYEHARARGARIYAEVAGYGMSADAYHMTQPAESGDGARRCMLAALKNAGLSPSDIQYVNAHGTSTPLGDVAETMAVKAAFGDAVKNVVVNSTKSMTGHLLGAAGGIEAVFTTLAIHNQISPPTINIFNQDERCDLDYCANKARPMKIDAALSNSFGFGGTNGTVALKRI; from the coding sequence TTGACACGTCGCAGAGTCGTCATCACCGGTCTGGGTCTGATTAGCCCGGTCGGAAACACTGTCGAAGAGGCTTGGCAGAACATTCTGGCTGGCCGTTCCGGCATTGCCCATGTCACCAAGTTCGATACCACCACCTTCCCGGTTCGGATTGCCGGCGAGGTCAGGAACTTTGACATCACCACCTATATTTCGGCCAAGGACGCGCGCCGGATGGATACTTTCATCCATTTTGGCATGGCGGCGGGGATTCAGGCGGTACGTGACGCCGGTCTTGACCAGGAAGGTTCCGCCGACCCGGAGCGTATTGGAGTTTCGATCGGTTCCGGCATCGGCGGCCTGCCTCTGATCGAGGTGACCAAGGACGATTACAATGCCGGCGGCGTCCGCAAGGTATCGCCCTTCTTTGTCCCCGGCTCGATCATTAACATGATCTCCGGCAATCTGTCGATCCTGTACGGCTTCAAAGGTCCGAACATTTCCTTGGTGACCGCGTGCTCGACAGGCACCCATTCAGTCGGCGAAGCCTCCCGTATCATCGAATATGGCGACGCCGACATTATGGTCGCCGGCGGCGCCGAATCGACCGTGTCACCGCTTGGCATGGGCGGATTCTGCTCTGCCCGCGCGTTGTCAACCCGTAACGATGACCCGACGACGGCCAGTCGGCCGTGGGACAAGGATCGTGACGGCTTCGTGCTCGGCGAAGGCGCTGGCTGCATGGTGCTAGAGGAGTACGAACACGCCCGGGCGCGTGGTGCCAGAATTTACGCCGAAGTTGCCGGTTATGGCATGAGCGCCGATGCCTACCACATGACACAGCCGGCCGAGAGCGGTGATGGTGCCCGGCGCTGCATGCTGGCAGCGCTCAAGAATGCCGGGCTGTCTCCTTCTGACATCCAGTATGTCAATGCCCACGGCACCTCGACACCGCTTGGCGACGTCGCCGAGACGATGGCGGTCAAGGCGGCTTTTGGCGATGCCGTCAAGAACGTGGTGGTCAATTCGACCAAGTCGATGACTGGCCACCTGCTCGGCGCAGCCGGCGGCATCGAGGCGGTCTTTACCACGCTGGCTATCCACAACCAGATCTCGCCGCCGACCATCAACATCTTCAACCAGGACGAGCGCTGCGACCTCGACTATTGCGCGAACAAGGCCCGCCCGATGAAAATCGATGCCGCGCTTTCGAACTCGTTCGGCTTTGGCGGTACCAACGGCACGGTTGCACTCAAGCGCATCTGA
- the rpoE gene encoding RNA polymerase sigma factor RpoE: protein MSEREVDQILVQRAQAGDQSAFDQLVSKYQRKLGRLLSRFIRDSAEVEDVTQEAFIKAYRALPSFRGDSAFYTWLYRIGINTAKNYLVAQGRRAPTSTQFDSEEAETFESADQLRDINTPESLLMSKQIGETVNAAIDALPEELRRAIVLREIDGLSYEEIAEMMDCPIGTVRSRIFRAREAVALKLRPLLDVAPDRRW, encoded by the coding sequence ATGAGCGAGCGCGAAGTCGACCAGATACTGGTCCAGCGGGCGCAAGCTGGCGATCAAAGCGCCTTCGATCAGTTGGTGAGCAAGTATCAGCGCAAACTGGGACGCCTGCTTTCGCGATTCATTCGCGACTCCGCAGAAGTCGAGGATGTGACGCAGGAGGCCTTCATCAAGGCCTATCGTGCCTTGCCGTCATTTCGCGGCGACAGTGCGTTCTACACTTGGCTGTACCGAATCGGCATCAACACGGCCAAGAACTACCTGGTTGCCCAAGGCCGGCGCGCGCCAACGTCGACCCAGTTCGACAGCGAGGAAGCCGAGACCTTCGAGTCCGCTGATCAATTGCGCGACATCAATACCCCGGAAAGTCTTCTGATGTCGAAACAGATCGGCGAAACCGTCAACGCCGCCATCGATGCACTGCCCGAAGAGTTGCGCAGGGCGATCGTCTTGCGTGAAATTGACGGGCTGTCCTACGAGGAGATCGCCGAAATGATGGATTGTCCAATCGGCACCGTCCGCTCGCGAATCTTCCGCGCCCGTGAGGCGGTGGCGCTCAAATTGCGGCCCCTCCTCGATGTCGCGCCGGATCGCCGCTGGTAA
- the acpP gene encoding acyl carrier protein has product MDNIVERVKKIVAEQLGVNEADIKNESSFVDDLGADSLDTVELVMALEEEFECEIPDEQAEKITTVQQAVDYILANKA; this is encoded by the coding sequence ATGGATAACATCGTAGAGCGCGTCAAGAAGATTGTCGCCGAGCAACTGGGCGTCAATGAAGCGGACATCAAGAACGAGTCCTCGTTCGTTGACGATCTCGGGGCGGATTCGCTGGACACCGTCGAACTGGTCATGGCGCTTGAAGAGGAATTCGAGTGCGAAATACCTGATGAACAGGCTGAAAAGATCACCACGGTCCAGCAGGCGGTCGACTATATCCTGGCCAACAAGGCCTGA
- a CDS encoding DegQ family serine endoprotease, whose product MKRFLALLSFVLVSSVALAQTRGLPDFTDLAEKQGPAVVNISTTQVMRGNQGTPFPFDESDPAFEFFKRFIPRGPGGSTPREFENKSLGSGFIVSQDGYILTNAHVVDGADEVTVRLTDKREFKARTIGADKRSDVALIKIEAAGLPAVRLGDPAQLKVGEWVVAIGSPFGFDNSVTAGIVSAKGRSLPQENYVPFIQTDVAINPGNSGGPLFNMRGEVVGINSQIYSRSGGYMGVSFAIPIDVAMEIQNQLRVSGKVSRGRLGVVIQEVSKELAESLALSKPMGAVVNAVEKGGPADKAGLEPGDVILKFDGKPINASADLPRMVGATKPGTRSTVQVWRKGATRDITVTVGEMSDEKVASSRPSRGGKPAEQQANRLGLVVTELTTEQKRDLKMSSGLLIQDVRGANARADLRAGDIIIALISKGATTEVTTVQQFNKLLAQFEKGSNITLLVRRGEMQTFVTIKGLNGN is encoded by the coding sequence ATGAAACGTTTTCTGGCTCTCTTGTCATTCGTTCTTGTTTCTTCAGTGGCGCTTGCGCAGACCCGCGGTCTGCCCGACTTCACCGATCTGGCCGAGAAACAGGGACCGGCCGTCGTCAATATCAGCACGACACAAGTAATGCGCGGCAACCAGGGGACGCCTTTTCCGTTCGACGAGAGCGACCCTGCTTTCGAGTTCTTCAAGCGCTTCATTCCCCGCGGACCGGGAGGCAGCACGCCGCGTGAGTTCGAAAACAAGTCGCTTGGGTCAGGCTTCATCGTGAGCCAGGACGGCTATATCCTGACCAATGCCCATGTCGTCGACGGCGCGGATGAAGTGACGGTTCGCCTGACCGACAAGCGCGAATTCAAGGCACGGACCATCGGTGCCGACAAACGCAGCGATGTCGCACTGATCAAGATCGAGGCGGCCGGGCTTCCCGCCGTAAGACTGGGCGACCCGGCACAATTGAAAGTGGGCGAATGGGTGGTTGCCATTGGTTCGCCGTTCGGTTTCGACAATTCGGTGACGGCGGGTATCGTTTCGGCCAAGGGCCGTTCATTGCCGCAGGAAAACTACGTCCCCTTCATTCAGACGGATGTCGCGATCAACCCCGGAAATTCCGGCGGCCCGTTGTTCAACATGCGCGGCGAGGTGGTCGGCATCAATTCACAGATTTACAGTCGCAGCGGCGGCTACATGGGCGTTTCGTTCGCCATTCCGATTGATGTGGCGATGGAAATTCAGAACCAGTTGCGTGTTTCGGGCAAAGTCAGCCGCGGTCGCCTCGGTGTCGTGATTCAGGAAGTCAGCAAGGAACTGGCGGAGTCACTCGCGCTGAGCAAGCCGATGGGCGCCGTCGTCAATGCGGTCGAAAAGGGCGGGCCGGCCGACAAGGCGGGACTTGAGCCGGGTGACGTCATCCTCAAGTTCGATGGCAAGCCGATCAATGCTTCCGCCGACCTCCCACGCATGGTGGGTGCAACCAAGCCGGGAACCCGATCGACGGTTCAGGTCTGGCGTAAAGGCGCAACCCGCGACATTACCGTAACCGTGGGCGAGATGAGCGACGAGAAGGTGGCTTCCAGTCGCCCTTCCCGTGGTGGCAAGCCCGCGGAACAGCAGGCCAATCGCCTCGGACTGGTGGTGACCGAACTGACCACGGAGCAAAAGCGCGACCTCAAGATGTCCTCAGGCCTGCTGATCCAGGATGTTCGCGGCGCCAACGCGCGGGCCGATCTGCGTGCCGGCGATATCATCATCGCGCTGATCAGCAAGGGGGCAACGACCGAAGTCACGACAGTCCAGCAATTCAACAAGCTGCTGGCGCAGTTCGAAAAGGGCAGCAACATCACGCTCCTGGTCCGCCGTGGCGAGATGCAGACTTTCGTGACCATCAAGGGTCTCAATGGCAATTGA
- the fabD gene encoding ACP S-malonyltransferase, whose translation MSFAIVFPGQGSQSVGMMAAYGDSAVVRATFDDASSALGDDLWTMVADGPAEVLAQTVNTQPVMLTAGIAAWRLWRERGGRMPAVVAGHSLGEYSALVAANVIELKDAVPLVRLRAAAMQEAVPVGTGAMAAILGLDDAGVAAACVEAAQGEVVEPVNFNASGQTVIAGHKNAVERAMESCKARGARMAKALPVSAPFHSSLIRPAADKLAARLAELDFRRPVVPLINNVDVAIESDPARIKDALVRQTYNPVRWVETIRKMANCGVSTVAECGPGKVLAGLTKRCADGVAGIALVDAASIEANLGLE comes from the coding sequence ATGTCATTCGCTATCGTGTTTCCAGGCCAGGGCTCCCAGAGCGTTGGCATGATGGCTGCCTACGGCGATTCCGCCGTGGTGCGCGCAACCTTCGATGACGCTTCCAGCGCCCTCGGCGATGACTTGTGGACAATGGTCGCCGACGGTCCGGCGGAAGTCCTTGCCCAGACGGTGAATACGCAGCCGGTCATGCTGACCGCCGGCATCGCTGCCTGGCGGCTTTGGCGGGAGAGGGGCGGTCGCATGCCCGCTGTCGTTGCCGGTCATAGTCTCGGCGAGTATTCGGCGCTGGTTGCCGCCAATGTCATCGAACTCAAGGATGCTGTGCCTCTCGTTCGGCTACGCGCGGCCGCCATGCAGGAGGCCGTTCCGGTCGGAACGGGTGCGATGGCCGCCATCCTTGGCCTCGATGATGCAGGCGTCGCTGCCGCCTGTGTCGAAGCCGCCCAGGGCGAGGTTGTCGAGCCGGTCAATTTCAATGCCAGCGGTCAGACGGTCATTGCGGGGCACAAGAATGCCGTCGAGCGCGCCATGGAATCCTGCAAGGCGCGTGGCGCCAGGATGGCCAAGGCGCTGCCGGTTTCCGCACCCTTTCATTCGTCGCTGATCCGTCCGGCAGCCGACAAGCTGGCGGCGCGTCTGGCCGAACTGGATTTCCGAAGGCCGGTTGTTCCGCTGATCAATAATGTCGATGTCGCCATCGAGAGTGATCCGGCGCGCATCAAGGATGCGCTGGTCCGTCAGACCTACAACCCAGTACGCTGGGTCGAGACCATCCGGAAAATGGCGAACTGTGGCGTGTCGACCGTAGCCGAGTGTGGTCCGGGCAAGGTGCTGGCCGGCCTGACCAAGCGCTGCGCCGATGGCGTTGCCGGTATAGCGCTGGTGGATGCCGCTTCCATCGAAGCCAACCTTGGTCTGGAGTAG
- the nadB gene encoding L-aspartate oxidase: MHNFDVLIIGSGLAGQSAALRLARHCQVVLVSKRGLEDSASGWAQGGIAAVLDSQDSIDAHVRDTLVAGAWLNDEKATRFVVENGRRAIEWLIAQGVPFTEDESGYHLTREGGHSARRVIHVADATGSAVQGTLTRQVRATPNIKVLENHIAIDLITGTKLGTGENRCFGAHVLDNHDGNVITISASNTLIATGGAGKVYLYPTNPDTSTGDGIAMAWRAGCRVANMEFIQFHPTCLFHPQAKSFLISEAVRGEGGLLRLPDGTRFMPSHDERAELAPRDIVARAIDFEMKKRGLDCVYLDITHKGAEFIRAHFPNIHSRCLELGIDIASEPIPVVPAAHYTCGGIISDLRGRTDVKSLYVVGEASCTGLHGANRLASNSLLECLVLAEAAVNDILSRKTARPPRLPHWDESRVTNADEEVVISHNWDELRRFMWDYVGIVRTTKRLKRAQNRIRLLKWEIEEFYANFRVSHDLIELRNLVVTADLIIRCAMRRKESRGLHFSRDYPETLPHAKSTILRNRRSRR; encoded by the coding sequence TTGCACAATTTTGATGTCCTAATCATCGGCAGTGGTCTGGCCGGACAATCAGCCGCGCTCCGACTGGCGAGGCATTGCCAGGTAGTGCTGGTCAGCAAGCGCGGACTCGAGGATTCTGCATCCGGCTGGGCGCAAGGCGGAATCGCAGCAGTTCTCGATAGTCAAGATTCGATCGACGCGCATGTCCGGGACACACTGGTCGCCGGCGCCTGGCTCAATGATGAGAAGGCGACCCGGTTCGTCGTCGAAAACGGGCGCCGTGCGATCGAATGGCTGATTGCCCAGGGCGTTCCCTTCACCGAGGATGAATCGGGATACCACCTGACCCGCGAAGGGGGGCACAGCGCGCGTCGGGTGATTCACGTTGCCGATGCAACCGGATCGGCGGTGCAGGGAACGCTGACGCGCCAAGTCCGCGCCACCCCCAACATCAAGGTCCTTGAAAATCATATCGCGATCGACCTGATTACCGGCACAAAACTGGGTACTGGCGAGAACCGCTGTTTCGGAGCGCACGTTCTCGATAATCATGACGGAAATGTCATCACCATCAGCGCTTCCAATACCCTGATCGCGACCGGAGGCGCCGGCAAGGTCTACCTGTACCCGACAAACCCCGATACCTCCACCGGCGACGGAATTGCCATGGCCTGGCGGGCCGGCTGCCGCGTTGCCAACATGGAATTCATCCAGTTCCACCCGACATGCCTGTTTCACCCGCAGGCCAAGTCCTTTCTGATTTCCGAAGCGGTGCGCGGCGAAGGAGGCCTGCTCCGCCTGCCCGACGGCACCCGCTTCATGCCCAGCCATGACGAACGCGCCGAACTCGCGCCGCGTGACATCGTCGCCCGCGCCATCGACTTCGAAATGAAGAAGCGCGGCCTGGACTGCGTCTATCTGGACATTACCCACAAGGGCGCGGAATTCATCCGGGCGCATTTCCCGAATATCCATTCCCGTTGCCTCGAACTGGGTATCGATATCGCCAGTGAGCCGATTCCCGTGGTTCCCGCAGCCCACTACACCTGCGGCGGCATTATCAGCGACCTGCGCGGGCGCACTGACGTCAAGAGCCTGTATGTCGTCGGCGAAGCCTCATGTACCGGTCTCCATGGGGCCAATCGACTGGCCTCGAACTCACTGCTCGAATGTCTGGTTCTCGCCGAAGCTGCGGTCAACGATATCCTGAGCCGCAAGACCGCCCGCCCTCCCCGGTTACCCCATTGGGATGAAAGCCGGGTCACCAATGCCGACGAGGAAGTGGTCATTTCCCACAACTGGGACGAGTTGCGCCGCTTCATGTGGGACTACGTCGGCATCGTCCGCACCACCAAACGGCTCAAGCGCGCTCAGAATCGCATCCGCTTGCTGAAGTGGGAAATCGAGGAGTTCTACGCCAACTTCCGGGTCAGTCATGACCTGATCGAACTGCGCAATCTGGTCGTCACCGCCGACCTGATCATCCGTTGCGCGATGCGGCGCAAGGAAAGTCGTGGCCTGCACTTTTCACGCGATTATCCGGAAACGCTACCGCATGCGAAAAGCACGATTCTCAGAAATCGTCGGAGCCGTCGCTAA
- the plsX gene encoding phosphate acyltransferase PlsX — protein sequence MTARIAIDCMGGDHGPSVTVPASLRFLEGHPAASLILVGREEVLQPLLGKWATNSRLRVVHASEVVEMHESPALALRNKKDSSMRVAINLVKNGEVDACVSAGNTGALMAISRFVLKMMPGIERPAICAAVPTAKGHTHMLDLGANVDCGPQHLLQFGIMGAMLVAAMEHSDRPTVGILNIGEEEIKGNEAVKAAAELLRASDLNFIGNVEGDGIYKGNADVVVCDGFVGNVALKASEGLAQMLGSSLRGEFKRNWLTKLAAVIAMSVLNNFKQRFDHRRYNGAILLGLRGISVKSHGSADAFAFGYAIARAYDAAENRVLERIAARIALTADARVTRAEEIA from the coding sequence ATGACAGCCCGCATCGCCATCGATTGCATGGGAGGAGACCACGGACCGTCGGTGACGGTGCCGGCGTCCCTGCGTTTTCTCGAAGGCCATCCAGCCGCCAGCCTGATTCTCGTCGGCCGCGAGGAGGTGCTGCAACCGCTGTTGGGCAAATGGGCCACGAATTCCCGCCTGCGCGTCGTCCACGCTTCGGAAGTTGTGGAGATGCACGAATCGCCAGCGCTTGCATTGCGCAACAAGAAGGATTCGTCGATGCGGGTGGCAATCAACCTCGTCAAGAATGGCGAGGTCGATGCCTGCGTGTCGGCGGGCAACACCGGCGCGCTGATGGCGATTTCCCGGTTTGTCTTGAAGATGATGCCGGGAATCGAGCGACCGGCAATCTGTGCCGCCGTGCCAACAGCCAAAGGGCATACCCACATGCTCGACCTCGGCGCCAACGTCGATTGTGGACCGCAGCATCTGCTCCAGTTTGGCATCATGGGCGCCATGCTCGTCGCCGCGATGGAGCACAGCGATCGCCCGACGGTCGGCATCCTCAATATCGGCGAGGAAGAAATCAAGGGCAACGAGGCGGTCAAGGCCGCCGCCGAGCTTCTTCGCGCGTCGGATCTCAATTTTATCGGCAACGTCGAAGGCGACGGCATCTACAAGGGCAATGCCGATGTCGTCGTCTGCGACGGCTTTGTCGGCAACGTTGCCCTGAAGGCGTCTGAGGGCCTGGCGCAGATGCTGGGTTCCTCGCTGCGCGGCGAGTTCAAGCGCAACTGGCTGACCAAGCTGGCGGCCGTCATCGCCATGTCCGTTCTCAACAACTTCAAGCAACGCTTCGACCATCGCCGTTACAACGGGGCCATCCTGCTGGGCCTGCGTGGCATTTCGGTCAAGAGCCACGGTTCGGCCGATGCCTTCGCCTTTGGCTACGCGATTGCCCGTGCCTACGACGCTGCCGAGAACCGCGTCCTCGAGCGGATCGCCGCGCGCATCGCGTTAACTGCTGATGCGCGGGTTACCAGAGCCGAGGAGATCGCCTGA
- a CDS encoding glutaredoxin family protein has translation MAIDLTLLSRSYCHLCQEMEVALRPLAEEFGASVTVLDVDSDPQLEASYDELVPVLLHGESEICHYFLDEAKTREYLAGIR, from the coding sequence ATGGCAATTGACCTGACGCTTCTCAGCCGGAGTTACTGCCACCTTTGTCAAGAGATGGAGGTGGCTTTGCGACCGCTGGCAGAAGAATTTGGCGCTTCGGTGACGGTTCTCGATGTCGATTCCGATCCCCAGCTCGAAGCCAGCTATGATGAGCTGGTACCCGTTCTGCTGCATGGTGAAAGCGAAATCTGCCATTACTTTCTGGACGAGGCCAAAACCCGTGAATATTTGGCTGGAATCCGCTAG
- a CDS encoding SoxR reducing system RseC family protein, whose amino-acid sequence MNSELSTVRAVVREVNQAGTLVEVQEQRGCGRCHEPGGCGGQQLTQIFCSTPKTYRVANAIGAVLGDRVTIAISAGSVRRSANLAYVLPLTATIAGAMLGMLLGDDPGAMLGGLAGLLVAFLHVRHRAAAGTGFPANHPHIVARSS is encoded by the coding sequence ATGAATTCCGAACTTAGCACGGTCCGTGCCGTCGTCCGTGAGGTCAATCAAGCCGGTACCCTGGTCGAGGTACAAGAGCAGAGAGGCTGCGGGCGCTGCCATGAACCGGGTGGCTGCGGCGGTCAGCAGTTGACCCAGATATTCTGTTCCACGCCGAAAACCTATCGCGTCGCCAACGCAATCGGAGCCGTGCTCGGTGATCGTGTGACAATAGCGATATCGGCGGGCAGCGTCCGGCGGAGCGCGAATTTGGCCTATGTTCTGCCGTTGACCGCAACCATCGCCGGCGCCATGCTCGGGATGCTTCTCGGAGACGATCCGGGCGCGATGCTTGGTGGCCTGGCCGGGTTGCTTGTCGCGTTTCTTCATGTTCGTCACCGTGCGGCAGCGGGCACTGGTTTTCCCGCAAATCATCCCCATATCGTTGCCCGTTCGTCTTAA
- a CDS encoding ketoacyl-ACP synthase III: MYARLTGTGSCLPGNPVSNDELVARGIDSNDEWIVSRTGIRSRYLATPGTTSSELGLVAAQQALEMAGIAASDIDLIIVATSTPDFIFPSTACLIQDRLGSSRGAAAFDVQAVCSGFVYALGIAEKFIRSGSHSKALVIGAEVFSRILDWKDRGTCVLFGDGAGAVVLVAAEMPGILATAMHADGSQNGILNVPGQVCGGQVTGDPFLRMDGPAVFKFAVRVLAEVAEEVCLGAGIHTSAVDWLIPHQANIRIMDATARKLGVDRGRVIVTVDRHGNTSAASVPLALDEAVRDGRIRTGQRVLLEGVGGGFTWGAALLEF, from the coding sequence ATGTATGCGCGACTGACAGGCACCGGCAGTTGCCTTCCCGGCAATCCAGTCAGCAACGATGAACTCGTGGCGCGCGGGATTGATAGCAATGATGAATGGATCGTTTCGCGTACCGGCATTCGCAGTCGGTACCTGGCGACGCCAGGAACGACCTCGAGCGAGTTGGGCCTGGTCGCCGCGCAACAGGCGCTGGAAATGGCCGGCATTGCGGCCAGTGACATTGACCTGATCATCGTCGCCACATCGACTCCGGATTTCATCTTTCCCAGTACCGCCTGCCTGATCCAGGACAGGCTGGGCAGCAGCAGGGGCGCTGCCGCGTTCGACGTCCAGGCTGTTTGCAGTGGCTTTGTCTACGCTCTGGGGATCGCCGAGAAGTTTATCCGCTCGGGCAGCCACAGCAAGGCGCTGGTTATCGGTGCCGAAGTATTTTCGCGGATTCTCGACTGGAAAGATCGCGGTACCTGCGTGCTTTTCGGCGACGGCGCCGGCGCGGTGGTCCTCGTGGCTGCGGAGATGCCCGGGATCCTTGCCACAGCGATGCATGCCGATGGCAGTCAAAATGGCATCCTGAACGTTCCGGGTCAGGTTTGTGGGGGCCAGGTGACTGGCGACCCATTCCTGCGCATGGACGGTCCGGCGGTGTTCAAGTTCGCCGTGCGAGTTCTGGCCGAGGTCGCCGAAGAAGTGTGTCTGGGGGCGGGTATCCACACCAGCGCGGTAGACTGGCTGATTCCGCATCAGGCAAATATTCGTATCATGGACGCCACGGCCAGGAAACTCGGTGTTGACCGCGGCAGGGTGATTGTCACCGTCGATCGGCATGGCAACACTTCCGCCGCTTCGGTTCCGCTGGCGCTTGACGAAGCGGTCCGTGACGGACGCATCCGGACGGGGCAACGGGTGCTGCTGGAAGGCGTCGGCGGTGGCTTCACTTGGGGTGCTGCCCTGCTCGAATTCTGA
- the lepB gene encoding signal peptidase I: protein MESRTSGSGSKPAPADRDLDAQDEHSQAKEPLWVEWGASFFPVILIVFFLRSFLFEPFKIPSGSMIPTLQIGDFILVNKFIYGIRLPVINTKIIDISSPQRGDVMVFRYPEDPSLDYIKRVIGLPGDTVAYQNKRLSINGEAVETTKVLDYHHPERLYYSEQYVVRMGDLEYRYLNDSDAPVFIPDASRFPYRDNCTYNAAGVICKVPAGHYFMMGDNRDNSRDSRFWGFVPEQNIVGKAFFIWLNLSSPSRIGSFK from the coding sequence ATAGAAAGCCGAACCTCCGGATCGGGATCGAAGCCGGCCCCGGCCGATCGGGATCTGGATGCGCAAGATGAGCACAGTCAAGCCAAGGAGCCGCTGTGGGTGGAATGGGGCGCCAGTTTCTTCCCGGTCATCCTGATTGTCTTCTTTCTGCGCTCCTTTCTTTTCGAGCCGTTCAAGATCCCCTCGGGATCCATGATTCCGACCTTGCAGATCGGAGACTTCATTCTCGTCAACAAGTTCATCTACGGCATCCGGCTGCCGGTGATCAACACGAAGATAATCGACATCAGTTCGCCGCAGCGGGGCGACGTGATGGTTTTCCGCTACCCGGAAGACCCGTCGCTCGACTACATCAAGCGCGTCATCGGGCTGCCGGGCGATACGGTTGCCTATCAGAACAAGCGTCTGAGCATCAACGGTGAGGCCGTCGAAACGACCAAGGTTCTCGACTACCATCATCCGGAACGCCTCTACTACTCGGAACAATATGTCGTTAGAATGGGCGATCTTGAGTACAGGTACCTGAACGACAGTGATGCGCCGGTGTTCATCCCCGATGCGAGCCGATTTCCGTATAGGGACAATTGCACCTACAACGCGGCCGGTGTCATCTGCAAGGTGCCCGCCGGGCATTACTTCATGATGGGCGATAACCGTGACAACAGCCGTGACAGTCGATTCTGGGGTTTTGTCCCAGAGCAGAACATTGTGGGCAAGGCATTCTTTATCTGGTTGAACCTGAGCAGTCCCAGCCGGATTGGTTCCTTCAAGTAG
- a CDS encoding DUF4845 domain-containing protein, whose amino-acid sequence MKYQRGVALSGLIFWGIVIMLVAVLGMKVVPTTIEYYKILKDIKATVNKVGPDATVADVRKTFDNFANIDQLDFTPEQLDISKDQGKIVVSFDYDKRIPLFGNVSLMINYKGSTAD is encoded by the coding sequence ATGAAATATCAACGTGGGGTGGCTCTTTCGGGGCTCATTTTCTGGGGCATCGTGATAATGCTGGTGGCCGTGCTGGGGATGAAGGTAGTGCCGACAACGATCGAGTATTACAAGATTCTCAAGGATATCAAGGCAACGGTTAACAAGGTGGGTCCTGACGCGACGGTTGCCGACGTCAGAAAGACTTTCGACAATTTCGCCAATATCGATCAGCTCGACTTCACGCCGGAACAACTTGATATTTCCAAGGATCAAGGCAAGATCGTGGTCTCGTTCGACTACGACAAGCGTATCCCGTTGTTCGGCAACGTCAGTCTGATGATCAACTACAAAGGTTCGACTGCCGACTGA